A region of Sporocytophaga myxococcoides DNA encodes the following proteins:
- a CDS encoding acyl-CoA reductase: METGLSKRADAFASLGKYLNNLSDNELDIWFRQAENNNSWFTNANVRQALNGIISLLDEKKLKQLIKGYSSAYKSRNVGVVMAGNIPAAGFHDFLCVLLTGHHFYGKLAATDNVLLRKIATLLIEIEPSFADKISFQDMLKNMDAYIASGSDNSAKYFKAYFSKVPHIVRKNRSSVAVLNGKEGENELKLLSDDIFTYFGLGCRNVSKLFVPKGYNFDTFYKNMNKFEGILNFHKYANNYDYQKSIFLLNKVDHLDNGFLMLKKDEQIVSPISVVYYEEYEDLAVLQTKISANREKIQAILSANGWYTDSVSFGNAQCPAPWDYADNVDTMKFLMEL, translated from the coding sequence ATGGAGACGGGACTTTCCAAGAGGGCAGATGCATTTGCTTCATTGGGGAAATATTTAAATAATTTATCTGATAATGAGTTAGATATCTGGTTCAGACAGGCAGAGAATAACAACAGCTGGTTTACAAATGCCAACGTCAGGCAAGCATTAAATGGAATAATTTCACTTTTGGATGAAAAAAAACTAAAGCAATTGATTAAGGGATATTCGTCAGCTTACAAGTCCAGAAATGTTGGGGTCGTAATGGCAGGGAATATTCCTGCTGCCGGTTTCCATGATTTTTTATGTGTCCTTTTGACCGGACATCATTTTTATGGAAAATTAGCGGCTACAGATAATGTACTCCTTCGGAAAATTGCAACATTATTAATTGAAATTGAGCCTTCCTTTGCTGATAAAATTTCTTTTCAGGATATGCTCAAAAATATGGATGCATATATTGCTTCCGGAAGTGACAATTCTGCTAAGTATTTTAAAGCTTATTTTTCCAAAGTGCCTCATATAGTAAGGAAAAACAGATCATCAGTGGCGGTTCTTAATGGGAAAGAAGGAGAGAATGAGCTAAAACTTTTATCTGATGATATCTTCACTTATTTCGGTCTTGGATGCAGAAATGTGTCAAAATTGTTTGTTCCTAAGGGATATAATTTTGATACTTTCTATAAGAATATGAACAAATTTGAAGGGATTCTTAATTTTCATAAATATGCAAATAATTATGATTATCAGAAATCAATTTTCCTGCTGAACAAGGTGGATCATCTGGATAATGGGTTCCTGATGTTAAAAAAGGATGAGCAGATTGTTTCACCAATTTCGGTAGTGTATTATGAGGAGTATGAAGATCTGGCCGTTTTACAGACTAAGATTTCTGCTAATCGGGAAAAAATTCAGGCTATACTGTCAGCCAATGGCTGGTATACGGATTCGGTTTCCTTTGGAAACGCTCAATGCCCTGCACCATGGGATTATGCTGATAATGTTGATACTATGAAATTTTTGATGGAGTTATAA
- a CDS encoding phosphoglycerate kinase translates to MKTVDTFNFSGKKALVRVDFNVPLNDKHEITDDTRLKAVIPTVNKILKDGGSAILMSHLGRPKGGYEEKYSLKHLLPYLNQTFNTTVKFATDCIGADAEKLSADLKAGEILLLENLRFYKEEEKGDEVFAQKLSKLGNVYVNDAFGTAHRAHASTAIIAKFFNDRICGYVMQAELDNANKILEKADKPFTAIMGGAKISDKILIIERLLDKVDNLIIGGGMSYTFAKALGGNIGTSLLEADKVELAKSLIEKAKSKGVNLILPIDTVVADKFDNNASTQIAPNRNIPDGWMGLDIGPESQRSFSEVIDNSKTLLWNGPMGVFEMPSFEKGTVAVAKAVVNATKKGGFSLIGGGDSAAAINNLGFGDDVSYVSTGGGALLEYMEGKVLPGVAALQ, encoded by the coding sequence ATGAAAACTGTAGACACCTTTAATTTTTCAGGTAAAAAAGCCTTGGTTAGGGTTGATTTCAATGTACCCTTAAACGATAAACATGAAATTACCGACGATACCCGTCTTAAAGCTGTAATTCCGACCGTAAACAAAATTCTGAAAGACGGAGGAAGTGCTATTCTTATGTCTCACCTGGGAAGACCAAAGGGGGGATATGAAGAAAAATACTCTCTGAAACATCTTCTTCCTTACCTTAACCAAACCTTTAACACTACAGTAAAATTTGCAACCGACTGTATAGGTGCTGATGCTGAAAAACTTTCTGCTGATTTAAAGGCTGGCGAAATTCTTTTACTTGAAAATTTAAGATTCTATAAAGAAGAAGAAAAAGGTGACGAAGTTTTTGCTCAAAAGCTTTCTAAACTCGGAAATGTATATGTAAATGATGCTTTCGGAACTGCCCACAGAGCTCATGCTTCTACTGCAATTATCGCTAAATTCTTCAATGATAGAATTTGCGGTTATGTAATGCAAGCTGAACTTGACAATGCTAACAAAATCCTTGAGAAAGCTGATAAGCCATTCACTGCAATTATGGGTGGAGCTAAAATTTCTGATAAAATCCTTATTATTGAAAGACTTCTGGATAAAGTGGACAACCTGATCATCGGAGGAGGAATGTCATATACTTTTGCAAAAGCTCTTGGAGGAAATATTGGAACCTCTCTCCTAGAAGCTGATAAAGTTGAATTAGCAAAATCATTGATTGAAAAAGCAAAAAGCAAAGGAGTAAATTTAATTCTTCCTATTGATACAGTAGTTGCTGATAAGTTTGATAATAATGCATCTACTCAGATCGCCCCTAACAGAAACATTCCTGACGGATGGATGGGACTTGACATTGGACCGGAATCTCAAAGAAGTTTTTCAGAAGTAATCGACAATTCTAAAACTTTACTATGGAATGGCCCAATGGGAGTTTTCGAAATGCCAAGTTTTGAAAAGGGTACTGTAGCTGTTGCTAAGGCAGTTGTAAATGCAACCAAAAAAGGAGGTTTCTCTCTTATCGGAGGTGGTGACTCTGCTGCTGCAATCAACAACCTTGGTTTCGGAGATGATGTATCTTACGTTTCCACAGGTGGTGGTGCACTTCTTGAGTACATGGAAGGCAAAGTTCTTCCTGGAGTTGCTGCTCTTCAATAA
- a CDS encoding 4Fe-4S dicluster domain-containing protein, whose amino-acid sequence MAIMITDECINCGACEPECPNTAIYEGGVQWNYSGGTKLSEIELEDGSTMDAKSPQEPVSDEFYYIVANKCTECMGFHEEPQCAAVCPVDCCVPDPDNVEEEDTLLAKKAWLHAE is encoded by the coding sequence ATGGCTATAATGATTACCGATGAGTGTATAAACTGTGGAGCTTGTGAGCCGGAATGCCCTAATACTGCAATTTATGAGGGCGGTGTACAGTGGAATTACTCAGGAGGCACTAAATTAAGTGAAATAGAACTCGAAGATGGGTCTACAATGGATGCAAAAAGTCCTCAAGAGCCTGTATCAGACGAGTTTTACTATATTGTTGCAAACAAATGTACCGAGTGCATGGGTTTTCATGAAGAACCTCAATGCGCAGCGGTTTGTCCTGTTGATTGCTGTGTTCCTGATCCTGATAATGTGGAGGAGGAAGATACGTTATTGGCTAAAAAAGCATGGCTTCACGCAGAATAA